CGCCGCAACGAGCAAAACGTGTGTCTTCACCGCATCATGATGACCGACGGATGCCCGATTTCCCGGCATTTGGGGCCTGCCGAGTTACTCGCGCCGAGCAGACACAGAACTGCCCATTTTCGCTCGAAAAACGGCAGATTTGCGTCTGCTCGCGCAGAGGATGGCGACGGTCAGGGCAACTTGGCGATCAAGTCTTCGACGCTGACGCGCGGGCCGGTGAAGAACGGCGTCTCCTCGCGGGTGTGGCGACGTGCGTCGGTGGCCCGCAGGTCGCGCATCAGGTCGACGATGCGGTGCAGTTCGGGGGCCTCGAACGCGAGGATCCATTCGTAGTCCCCCAGCGCGAAGGCGGGCACGGTGTTGGCGCGCACATCCTTGTAGCCGCGGGCGGCCTGGCCGTGCTCGGCGAGCATGCGGCGGCGTTCCTCGTCGGGCAGCAGGTACCACTCATAAGACCGCACGAACGGGTAGACGCAGATGTAGTTGCCGGGTTCCTCACCGGCGAGGAACGCCGGGATGTGGCTCTTGTTGAACTCGGCGGGCCGGTGCAGCGCGACGCTGCTCCACACCGGATCGCTGATCCGGCCCAGCGCGGTGGTGCGGCGGAAATTCGAGTAGGTGGACTGCAGGGCCTCGACGTTGTCGGCGTGCGTCCAGATCATGAAGTCGGCGTCGGCGCGCAGGCCCGCGACGTCGTAGATTCCACGCACCACGACGCCCTTGTCTTCCTGTTGTTTGAGGAACGTGGCGGCCTCGTCGATCACGTCGGCGCGGTCCTCGCCCAGTTCACCGGGGGTGACGGCGAACACCGAGAACATCAGGTACCGGATGGTGGAGTTGAGTGCGTCGAAATCGAGCTTGGCCATAGGCCTATCGTGCCACGCCCGTCCTCACCAGCGTCGCGGCCGCTCGGGTAGCCGCCGCCACACACGCCGGGACGCCGATCCCGTCGAGGTAGCTGCCCGCAACGGCGAGGTTGGGCGGCAACCCCGCGCGCAGTTCGGCAACGAGATCCAGGTGGCCGGGACCGTACTGCGGCATGGCGTCGATCCACCGCTGGATGTGCCAGTCGACGGGGTCGACGGTGGTGCCGAACAGCGTGTTCAGGTCGCGCGTCGACCAGGCCAGCAGATCCTCGTCGCCGGTGTTGCGGGCCAGATCGTCGCCGTAGCGGCCGAACGACAACCGCACCAACTCGACATTGCCGCGTCGACCCCATTTGCGCGACGACAGCGTGACGGCCTTGGCGTTGAGGGTGCCCGCCTCACCCGTGGCCACCAGCACCCCGGACTGTTGCGGGATCGGTGTCCCGCCGGGAAGCGCGAGCGCCACCACCGCCGCCGAGGCCACCCGGATCCGGCGCGCGGCCGCCGCGGTTTTCGGGGCGAGGTGTTCGATCAGCGGGGGCAGGCACGGTGCGGGCACGGCCAGCACCACACCGTCGGCGTTCCATACCGTGCCCTCGTCGTCGGCCACGGCCCAGCCGTTCGCGTCGCGGTCGATGCGCACGGCGGTGACCTGCGCCCAGCGCACAGCGGCCCGCCGTTGCAGTTCCTCGAGCAGGACGCGGTATCCGCCGTCGAGCGCGCCGAACACCGACCCGGTGCTCGGCGGCGGCAACGCCGCACGCACCGCGTCGGTCAGGCTGGGCGCGCCGCGGTCCAGCGCCGCGGCCAATGTCGGTACGGCAGAACGCAATCCGATGGTCGCAGACGATCCGGCATACACGCCGGTCAACAGCGGGTCGACGGAACGGTGCACGACCTGTATGCCGAACCGGTCGCCCACGGTGTCGGCGACCGACGGGTCGGAGCCGGGCCGCCAACGCAACGGGCGCGTGCGTTCGTCGAGGATCTGCGCGACGGTCGCATCGTCGACCAGACCCAGCACCGACGACGCCTGCGCCGGGATGCCCTGCAGGGTGCCCTGCGGCAACGGATGCAGCCGGCCCGCGCTGTAGATAAGCGGACGCGCACCCGAGGTCGAGAGCTGCCTGCCCGCCAGGCCCAGTTCCGCCAGCAGCGCGGGCATCTCGGGGCGGCGCACCACGAACGCCTCGGCACCGACGTCGAGCCACTGCCCACCGACGCGTTCGGTGCGCAGGATCCCGCCCAGGCGGTCGGCCGGGTCGAGCAGCGTGATATCGGCGTGCGGGCCCGCGGCCTGACGCAACCGGTACGCCGCGACCAGACCGGAGATCCCGCCGCCGACGACGCAGAACCGGCCGGTCACAGCGAGTGCACCAACGCCACCGCCTCGGTGATGATGCCCGGATCGGTCGCGGGCAGCACACCGTGGCCCAGATTGAAGATGTGTCCGGCGGCGCCCGCCGCGACAGCCGCCCTGCCGTCCTCGACGACGCGGCGCACCGCGTTCTCGACGACCGGCCAGCCCGCCAACAGCACGACGGGATCGAGGTTGCCCTGCAGCGCGGTGCCCGGGCGCACCCGGGCGGCCGCATCGGTCAACGAGGTCCGCCAGTCCACGCCGACGACCCGCGCATCGCCCGGGGTCAGGGCCTCGGACATCGCGCCGAGCAGTTCGGCGGTGCCGACGCCGAAGTGCGTCATCGGGATCCCCGCCGCGGCCATGGTGGCGAACACCCGGCTGCTGTGCGGCAGCACGTACTCGCGGTAGTCGGCCAGCGACAGCGTGCCCGCCCACGAATCGAACACCTGCAGGGCATCCACCCCGGCGTCCACCTGCGCCTGCAGGAACGCGATGGTCAGGTCCGTCAGCGCCGTCATCAGCGCATGCCAGGTCGGGCCCTCCCCCAGCATCATCGCCTTGGTGCGCTCGTGGTGGCGGCTGGGACCACCCTCCACCAGGTACGACGCGAGTGTGAACGGGGCACCGGCGAAGCCGATGAGCGGGACGTCGCCGAGCTCGGCGGTCAACAACTTCACGGCCTCGGCAACCGGGGCCACCTGGTCGGGCTGCAGTGCGGGCATGGCCTGCACGTCGCCGATCGTGCGGATGGGGTTGTCGATCACCGGACCGACGTCGGGCACGATGTCGAGCCCGATACCCGCGGCCTTGAGCGGCACGACGATGTCGGAGAACAGGATGGCCGCATCCACCTTGTGCCTGCGCACCGGCTGCATCGTGATCTCGCACACCAGTTCGGGGTCGAAGCAGGCCTGCAGCATCCGGTGCTGGGCGCGCAGCTCCCGGTACTCGGGCAGCGACCGGCCGGCCTGCCGCATGAACCACACCGGCACGCGGTGTGGGCTGCGGCCGCCTGCGGCGGTCAAATAGGGCGACTCGGGCAGCTCACGGCGGGTATTCATCGCGTCCTATCGTGCCACGGGCGAATTCCCGTCGGCGTGACGCGCTCCTGGTCGGACTTCGCGAAGCTCATTACGGCGCGCCTGTCCCCTGTCGTGCCCAAATGGGCTAGCGTCAAACGCCGTGACCTCTGCCGAACCGGCACAGTTCCGGACGGCGGTGGCGGCGATGAATGCCACCACCGTGCGGCCGGAAATCGAGCTGGGCCCGATCCGCCCGCCGCAGCGGCTGGCGCCGTACAGCTATGCCCTGGGCGCCGAGGTCCGGCATCCGGACACCGCGATAGTTCCCGAACGCTCCGAGGGTGACGCCT
This region of Mycolicibacterium goodii genomic DNA includes:
- the hemQ gene encoding hydrogen peroxide-dependent heme synthase; amino-acid sequence: MAKLDFDALNSTIRYLMFSVFAVTPGELGEDRADVIDEAATFLKQQEDKGVVVRGIYDVAGLRADADFMIWTHADNVEALQSTYSNFRRTTALGRISDPVWSSVALHRPAEFNKSHIPAFLAGEEPGNYICVYPFVRSYEWYLLPDEERRRMLAEHGQAARGYKDVRANTVPAFALGDYEWILAFEAPELHRIVDLMRDLRATDARRHTREETPFFTGPRVSVEDLIAKLP
- a CDS encoding protoporphyrinogen oxidase, whose translation is MTGRFCVVGGGISGLVAAYRLRQAAGPHADITLLDPADRLGGILRTERVGGQWLDVGAEAFVVRRPEMPALLAELGLAGRQLSTSGARPLIYSAGRLHPLPQGTLQGIPAQASSVLGLVDDATVAQILDERTRPLRWRPGSDPSVADTVGDRFGIQVVHRSVDPLLTGVYAGSSATIGLRSAVPTLAAALDRGAPSLTDAVRAALPPPSTGSVFGALDGGYRVLLEELQRRAAVRWAQVTAVRIDRDANGWAVADDEGTVWNADGVVLAVPAPCLPPLIEHLAPKTAAAARRIRVASAAVVALALPGGTPIPQQSGVLVATGEAGTLNAKAVTLSSRKWGRRGNVELVRLSFGRYGDDLARNTGDEDLLAWSTRDLNTLFGTTVDPVDWHIQRWIDAMPQYGPGHLDLVAELRAGLPPNLAVAGSYLDGIGVPACVAAATRAAATLVRTGVAR
- the hemE gene encoding uroporphyrinogen decarboxylase, with product MNTRRELPESPYLTAAGGRSPHRVPVWFMRQAGRSLPEYRELRAQHRMLQACFDPELVCEITMQPVRRHKVDAAILFSDIVVPLKAAGIGLDIVPDVGPVIDNPIRTIGDVQAMPALQPDQVAPVAEAVKLLTAELGDVPLIGFAGAPFTLASYLVEGGPSRHHERTKAMMLGEGPTWHALMTALTDLTIAFLQAQVDAGVDALQVFDSWAGTLSLADYREYVLPHSSRVFATMAAAGIPMTHFGVGTAELLGAMSEALTPGDARVVGVDWRTSLTDAAARVRPGTALQGNLDPVVLLAGWPVVENAVRRVVEDGRAAVAAGAAGHIFNLGHGVLPATDPGIITEAVALVHSL